Proteins from one Ricinus communis isolate WT05 ecotype wild-type chromosome 9, ASM1957865v1, whole genome shotgun sequence genomic window:
- the LOC8280702 gene encoding 21.7 kDa class VI heat shock protein isoform X2 — MTSCRPLEVHTEDQTPHKWIVSLTEEVFRRFLAQGNPIVHKIFGDGSLFSPLLFGKYFDPSDAFPLWEFESDVLLSNLKSSGKNGVDWFQTDEAYVLKAELPGVGINTVRIYAENGKIMEISGQWKQQRESKAKDWRSGHWWEHGYVRRLELPEDAEWRKIEAYVNTDMSLELRIPKNNLDCDTDENMAKIPETV, encoded by the exons ATGACAAGTTGCAGACCACTAGAAGTTCATACAGAAGATCAAACACCTCATAAATGGATTGTTTCATTAACTGAAGAAGTATTCAGGAGATTTTTGGCTCAGGGAAATCCAATAGTGCATAAGATATTTGGTGATGGGTCATTGTTTAGCCCATTGTTGTttggaaaatattttgatCCTTCAGATGCATTTCCACTTTGGGAGTTTGAGTCAGATGTTTTGCTGTCTAATCTTAAGAGCTCTGGCAAGAATGGtgttgattggtttcagaCAGATGAAGCTTATGTACTAAAAGCAGAATTACCAG GAGTTGGGATAAACACAGTGAGAATCTATGCTGAAAATGGGAAGATAATGGAAATTAGCGGACAATGGAAGCAACAAAGAGAgtcaaaagcaaaagattggAGAAGTGGGCATTGGTGGGAACATGGGTATGTTAGAAGGCTGGAGCTGCCAGAAGATGCAGAGTGGAGAAAAATTGAGGCTTATGTGAATACTGACATGAGTCTAGAACTAAGAATTCCCAAGAACAATTTGGACTGTGATACTGATGAAAATATGGCTAAAATTCCTGAGACAGtgtaa
- the LOC8280702 gene encoding 21.7 kDa class VI heat shock protein isoform X1 has product MTSCRPLEVHTEDQTPHKWIVSLTEEVFRRFLAQGNPIVHKIFGDGSLFSPLLFGKYFDPSDAFPLWEFESDVLLSNLKSSGKNGVDWFQTDEAYVLKAELPAGVGINTVRIYAENGKIMEISGQWKQQRESKAKDWRSGHWWEHGYVRRLELPEDAEWRKIEAYVNTDMSLELRIPKNNLDCDTDENMAKIPETV; this is encoded by the exons ATGACAAGTTGCAGACCACTAGAAGTTCATACAGAAGATCAAACACCTCATAAATGGATTGTTTCATTAACTGAAGAAGTATTCAGGAGATTTTTGGCTCAGGGAAATCCAATAGTGCATAAGATATTTGGTGATGGGTCATTGTTTAGCCCATTGTTGTttggaaaatattttgatCCTTCAGATGCATTTCCACTTTGGGAGTTTGAGTCAGATGTTTTGCTGTCTAATCTTAAGAGCTCTGGCAAGAATGGtgttgattggtttcagaCAGATGAAGCTTATGTACTAAAAGCAGAATTACCAG CAGGAGTTGGGATAAACACAGTGAGAATCTATGCTGAAAATGGGAAGATAATGGAAATTAGCGGACAATGGAAGCAACAAAGAGAgtcaaaagcaaaagattggAGAAGTGGGCATTGGTGGGAACATGGGTATGTTAGAAGGCTGGAGCTGCCAGAAGATGCAGAGTGGAGAAAAATTGAGGCTTATGTGAATACTGACATGAGTCTAGAACTAAGAATTCCCAAGAACAATTTGGACTGTGATACTGATGAAAATATGGCTAAAATTCCTGAGACAGtgtaa